In Gossypium arboreum isolate Shixiya-1 chromosome 6, ASM2569848v2, whole genome shotgun sequence, the following are encoded in one genomic region:
- the LOC108483964 gene encoding lysM domain-containing GPI-anchored protein 1-like: MPNQKPNFLSFYKLLCFVLLTDVALVASKSTIEPCSNSDSCNALLGYTLYTDLKVAEVASLFQVDPISVLTANAIDISYPDVENHILPSQLFVKIPILCSCVDGIRKSVSTHYKTRPQDTLSSIADSIYAGLVSADQIREANSIDDPSVLDVGQNLVVPLPCTCFNGTDNGLPAIYLSYVVKPVDTLAGIAASYSTTITDLMNVNAMGGTSITPGDILAVPLSACASNFPKYASDHGLIVPNGSYAITASHCVQCSCGPGSRNLYCMPASLAVSCSSMQCKSSNLMLGNVTVQQSSAGCNVTSCAYSGYANGTIITSLSSSLQPRCPGPQQFPTLVAPPTYVTRDSVFAPAPAPQSDGATTATVPKTSTVPSTGSLPGFPPGGAPFGSLSNASTLMNSAAALPAALVIYLLAKLISPLSL; the protein is encoded by the exons ATGCCAAACCAAAAACCCAATTTCCTTTCCTTTTACAAACTCCTTTGCTTCGTGCTTCTCACCGATGTAGCTTTGGTAGCTTCAAAATCAACAATCGAGCCTTGTTCCAACTCTGATTCATGCAATGCCTTGTTGGGGTACACTCTCTACACCGACCTGAAAGTCGCCGAGGTTGCTTCCCTCTTCCAGGTTGACCCCATTTCGGTCCTCACGGCCAACGCCATCGATATCTCTTACCCGGATGTCGAAAACCACATCCTTCCTTCCCAACTCTTCGTCAAGATCCCCATTCTATGTTCTTGTGTTGATGGAATTCGGAAATCGGTTTCCACTCACTACAAGACCCGACCCCAGGACACGCTTTCGTCTATTGCGGATTCTATTTACGCTGGTTTGGTGTCAGCTGACCAGATTAGAGAGGCTAACTCGATTGATGATCCTTCGGTTCTCGATGTTGGGCAAAACCTTGTTGTTCCTTTGCCGTGTACTTGTTTTAATGGGACTGATAATGGACTCCCTGCTATTTACCTTTCATATGTGGTGAAGCCAGTGGATACTTTAGCTGGAATTGCAGCGAGTTACTCCACTACCATAACAGATTTGATGAATGTTAATGCTATGGGGGGTACTTCTATTACGCCTGGCGACATTTTAGCTGTTCCTTTGTCAG CTTGTGCTTCAAATTTTCCTAAATATGCCTCGGATCATGGATTGATTGTGCCAAACGGGAGCTATGCTATTACTGCTAGCCATTGTGTTCAGTGCAGCTGTGGACCGGGGAGTCGCAA TTTGTACTGCATGCCTGCTTCTTTGGCTGTTTCTTGTTCAAGCATGCAATGTAAAAGCAGCAATCTCATGCTAGGGAACGTTACAGTGCAGCAAAGTAGTGCTGGATGCAATGTGACTTCTTGTGCTTATAGTGGTTATGCAAATGGCACCATTATCACTTC GTTGTCATCATCTCTCCAACCTCGATGTCCAG GACCACAGCAATTTCCTACCCTTGTAGCCCCACCTACATATGTAACTCGGGATTCAGTTTTTGCCCCAGCACCTGCACCCCAGTCAGATGGTGCCACCACCGCAACAGTGCCCAAGACTTCTACAGTGCCATCTACAGGGTCTCTTCCTGGATTTCCCCCAGGAGGTGCCCCTTTTGGAAGCTTATCTAATGCTTCGACATTGATGAATTCAGCTGCCGCCCTTCCTGCCGCACTTGTGATATACTTGCTTGCCAAATTAATCTCACCCTTGTCATTGTAA
- the LOC108486605 gene encoding WAT1-related protein At1g21890-like, which yields MEMKLPVGLNKAKPYLTMTSLQFGFAGMYVITMVSLQHGMNHYVLAVYRHLVATIVIAPFALVLERKIRPKLTVPIFLRILVLGFLEPVIDQNLYYLGMKYTTATLASATVNVIPAITFVLALIFRLEKVNLKKVHSIAKIIGTTIMVPGAVIMTLYKGPSISFTKFGGGAHQTATNVAEAKHWVVGTLMLLGRCWGWSGFYILQSFTLKMYPAELSLTALICFIGTIGGAAVSFAMERDLNAWKIGWDSSLLAAVYSGVVCSGIAYYAQGVVIREQGPVFVTAFSPLCMIITAVLGSMILAEKIHLGSIIGTVLIIFGLYTVLWGKSKDRKSSNTEEGGKDIELPISDSGKSIKLEDSTDGAARILKIPAENTGEA from the exons ATGGAGATGAAGTTACCAGTAGGGCTAAACAAGGCCAAGCCATACTTGACAATGACGTCCCTTCAGTTTGGGTTTGCAGGGATGTATGTTATCACCATGGTTTCTTTGCAACATGGGATGAACCATTATGTTCTTGCTGTTTATCGTCATTTAGTTGCCACCATTGTTATTGCACCCTTTGCTTTAGTTCTCGAAAG gaaAATAAGGCCTAAGCTTACTGTCCCCATTTTCCTGAGAATCTTGGTCCTTGGTTTCCTAGA GCCAGTGATAGACCAAAATCTGTACTATCTGGGGATGAAATACACCACGGCAACGCTTGCTTCTGCTACTGTTAATGTCATTCCTGCAATTACATTCGTATTGGCATTGATTTTCAG GTTGGAGAAAGTAAACTTGAAGAAGGTCCATAGTATAGCCAAGATAATTGGAACAACAATCATGGTCCCTGGTGCAGTTATCATGACACTGTACAAAGGTCCTTCAATCAGTTTCACGAAGTTTGGAGGAGGAGCTCATCAAACTGCAACCAATGTAGCTGAGGCTAAGCATTGGGTTGTTGGGACATTAATGCTCCTGGGCAGATGCTGGGGCTGGTCAGGCTTTTACATATTGCAG TCATTCACATTAAAGATGTACCCAGCAGAGCTATCTCTTACAGCTTTGATATGCTTTATTGGGACCATAGGAGGTGCAGCAGTCTCATTTGCAATGGAAAGAGACTTGAATGCCTGGAAAATTGGCTGGGATTCAAGCTTGTTAGCTGCCGTATACTCC GGAGTGGTATGTTCAGGAATAGCATATTATGCACAAGGGGTTGTGATAAGAGAACAAGGTCCAGTTTTTGTTACAGCTTTTAGTCCCCTTTGTATGATCATCACTGCAGTTTTAGGATCAATGATATTAGCTGAGAAAATACACCTAGGAAG CATAATAGGGACTGTTCTTATAATCTTTGGACTCTACACTGTACTGTGGGGTAAAAGCAAAGACCGAAAAAGCTCAAACACAGAGGAAGGTGGTAAAGACATAGAGTTGCCAATCTCAGACAGTGGTAAATCAATCAAGTTGGAAGATAGTACCGATGGAGCTGCTAGGATTTTGAAGATCCCAGCTGAGAATACTGGAGAAGCATGA
- the LOC108486604 gene encoding uncharacterized protein LOC108486604 has translation MAKEAHGSLASDADAIEATAEDIESRITTAMHSRVGHFKEQADSLTFEGVRRLLEKDLGLETFALDVQKRFVKQCLLKCLDGANEDGSKSSCETVEKNVSTTTEGTESPKERESKKEVKEPCSEDEEKLDGSPVLGLLAGHKTTKVENKETKEVSESTIQKAIRKRASYLEANSDKVTMAGLRRLLEEDLTLDKFTLDPYKKFISGKLDEVLKSCEVSAAASEVKKKKLNKKSLIKPSKKVNKKMNSASSGSENDEEEDDEVEQEEWEEEEEEEEEEVKPKKKITPKGKTKNFEGLKKRKIPKIEAEMPSKKRSKHTESNSDDNSDEGDSGSVSDDGCSRSSVAKAVKRKETSAPVHGKRVEHLKSVIKSCGMSVPPSIYKRVKQVPENKREAQLRKELEDILSKEGLSANPSEKEVKDVRKRKERAKELEGIDTSNIVISSRRRPTASFTPPPKPKIPDVSTDDESEESDEDDGDDDDEDAGDDGNSQSEESDEEEDEDSD, from the exons ATGGCAAAGGAGGCGCACGGTAGCCTCGCCTCCGACGCCGACGCCATAGAAGCGACGGCGGAAGATATCGAGTCACGCATTACCACCGCCATGCACTCTCGCGTTGGCCACTTCAAGGAACAAGCCGA TTCGTTGACCTTCGAGGGAGTTCGGAGATTGTTAGAGAAAGACTTGGGGTTAGAGACCTTTGCTTTGGATGTTCAGAAGAGATTCGTCAAGCAATGCCTGCTAAAG TGTTTAGATGGTGCAAATGAGGATGGCTCCAAGAGTTCTTGTGAAACAGTGGAGAAAAATGTAAGTACAACCACTGAAGGAACAGAATCACCCAAAGAACGAGAATCTAAGAAAGAAGTAAAGGAACCTTGCTCTGAAGATGAGGAGAAATTAGATGGCTCTCCAGTTTTGGGCCTTCTGGCTGGACATAAAACTACAAAAGTTGAGAACAAAGAAACTAAAGAAGTTTCTGAGAGTACAATACAGAAAGCTATCAGGAAAAGGGCTTCATATCTTGAAGCTAATTCAGA TAAAGTCACAATGGCTGGACTTCGTCGGCTTTTGGAGGAAGATCTTACACTCGATAAATTTACACTCGATCCGTACAAGAAGTTTATATCTGGAAAATTAGATGAG GTATTAAAGTCTTGCGAAGTTTCTGCAGCTGCAAGTGAGGTtaagaaaaaaaaactcaataaaaAATCTCTGATCAAACCTTCTAAAAAGGTCAACAAGAAAATGAATTCTGCTTCATCAGGAAGTGAGAATGATGAGGAGGAAGATGATGAAGTAGAACAAGAGGAATgggaagaggaagaggaagaggaagaggaagaagTGAAGCCCAAAAAAAAGATCACTCCTAAAGGGAAGACTAAGAACTTTGAAGGGCTTAAAAAGCGGAAAATACCTAAAATAGAGGCAGAGATGCCTAGCAAGAAGAGAAGCAAACACACAGAATCAAATTCAGATGATAATAGCGATGAAGGAGACAGTGGGAGTGTCTCTGATGATGGTTGCTCTCGATCTTCTGTTGCGAAGGCTGTCAAG AGAAAAGAAACTTCTGCTCCAGTACATGGGAAACGTGTGGAACATCTAAAGTCGGTTATCAAGTCATGTGGGATGAG tGTTCCTCCCTCAATCTACAAGAGAGTCAAACAGGTGCCTGAGAATAAACGTGAAGCCCAGTTAAGAAAGGAACTAGAGGATATTCTTTCTAAAGAAGGGTTGTCTGCAAATCCTTCAGAAAAAG AAGTCAAGGATGTGAGGAAGAGGAAAGAAAGAGCAAAGGAACTAGAAGGAATTGACACGAGTAATATCGTGATAAGTTCACGTAGAAGGCCTACAGCCAGTTTTACTCCTCCCCCAAAGCCCAAAATACCAGATGTTAGTACTGATGATGAAAGTGAAGAAAGTGACGAGGatgatggtgatgatgatgatgaagacgCTGGTGATGATGGCAACAGCCAAAGTGAAGAATCGGATGAAG AAGAAGATGAAGACAGTGATTGA